A section of the Sandaracinaceae bacterium genome encodes:
- a CDS encoding thioesterase family protein — protein MTFRDMCKVSVGEEGLRCDVPEGWEQGRGAFGGLGIGLALRALEREEPERPLRALTAELPGPLLAGPATIETRALRRGTGLSSLEATLSQEGEVKVRVTGLFGVARAEDVAFSPPAPEVTPWRDVPPLSGEALPPRFARHFQYRVTGPPPFSAGDEARASGWIQFTEPLEAWGGAELAALADAWWPSFFARLDGFRPMGTVTFTLQLTEAARDLDPTQPLYYRARSEVASAGYVSELRELWTPDGRLVALNPQTFVVIR, from the coding sequence ATGACGTTTCGAGACATGTGCAAGGTGAGCGTGGGCGAGGAAGGCCTCCGCTGCGACGTGCCCGAGGGATGGGAGCAAGGCCGCGGCGCCTTCGGCGGGCTCGGCATCGGGCTCGCGCTCCGCGCGCTGGAGCGTGAGGAGCCCGAGCGGCCGCTCCGCGCGCTGACGGCGGAGCTGCCCGGACCCCTCCTCGCAGGGCCGGCGACCATCGAGACCCGGGCGCTGCGACGAGGCACGGGGCTCAGCAGCCTCGAGGCCACCCTCTCTCAGGAGGGCGAGGTCAAGGTGCGCGTCACCGGCCTGTTCGGCGTCGCCCGCGCCGAGGACGTCGCCTTCTCCCCTCCCGCTCCAGAGGTCACGCCATGGCGGGACGTGCCGCCGCTCTCGGGTGAGGCGCTCCCGCCGCGGTTCGCGCGTCACTTCCAGTATCGCGTGACGGGGCCCCCGCCGTTCTCGGCCGGGGACGAGGCGCGCGCGAGCGGGTGGATCCAGTTCACCGAGCCGCTCGAGGCGTGGGGTGGGGCCGAGCTCGCCGCGCTCGCGGACGCCTGGTGGCCGAGCTTCTTCGCGCGCCTCGACGGCTTTCGACCGATGGGCACGGTGACCTTCACCCTGCAGCTGACCGAGGCGGCGCGGGATCTCGATCCGACGCAGCCGCTCTACTACCGCGCGCGCAGCGAGGTCGCGTCCGCGGGCTACGTGTCCGAGCTCCGTGAGCTGTGGACGCCGGACGGGCGGCTGGTCGCGCTCAACCCGCAGACCTTCGTCGTCATCCGGTGA
- a CDS encoding RNA polymerase sigma factor has translation MASPADDAELVRRAREGDRWAEEALYRRHVRRVTDAATRVLGRSDEAEDVVQDTFLKAFTKLDSLRDPSLFPRWLLRIAMNRARGKLRRRKLMRSFGLDHTVDDATLERFASPTTPPDVLLELAGIDAALREVAPDHRIAWMLHEVEGLSLPEAADACNCSLATVKRWIRKAKDCIEAHLGADLHPDDDGDAEAGR, from the coding sequence ATGGCGAGCCCGGCGGACGACGCCGAGCTCGTGCGGCGCGCGCGAGAGGGCGACCGGTGGGCCGAGGAGGCGCTCTATCGCCGTCACGTGCGCCGCGTCACCGACGCGGCCACGCGCGTGCTCGGGCGCTCGGACGAGGCCGAGGACGTGGTGCAAGACACCTTCCTCAAGGCGTTCACGAAGCTCGACTCGCTGCGAGACCCCTCACTCTTCCCGCGGTGGCTCCTGCGGATCGCGATGAACCGGGCGCGGGGCAAGCTCCGACGCCGCAAGCTCATGCGCTCGTTCGGGCTCGATCACACGGTGGACGACGCGACCCTGGAGCGCTTCGCGAGCCCGACCACGCCGCCGGACGTCCTCCTGGAGCTCGCGGGCATCGACGCGGCGCTGCGCGAGGTGGCGCCGGACCATCGCATCGCGTGGATGCTCCACGAAGTGGAGGGGCTCTCGCTCCCCGAGGCGGCGGACGCGTGCAACTGCTCGCTCGCGACGGTCAAGCGCTGGATCCGCAAGGCGAAGGACTGCATCGAGGCCCACCTCGGCGCCGATCTCCACCCCGACGACGACGGGGACGCGGAGGCGGGCCGATGA
- the hisB gene encoding imidazoleglycerol-phosphate dehydratase HisB: MSRNASLVRETKETKIEVSLDVDGTGAHDVQTPIGFLTHMVEQLARHGALDLRVRAEGDTHIDGHHVTEDLAITLGKALADALGEKLGIRRYGSATLPMDEARVTVALDLSGRTFFVWDCEMPKAKVGEFDTELAEVFFEGFARGAQMNLHVVKHAGDNLHHIIEVTFKAFARALRDATEHDPRSAGVPSTKGTLTE; this comes from the coding sequence ATGAGCCGAAACGCCTCGCTGGTGCGCGAGACGAAAGAGACGAAGATCGAAGTGTCCCTCGACGTCGACGGGACCGGCGCGCACGACGTCCAGACCCCGATCGGGTTCCTCACCCACATGGTGGAGCAGCTCGCCCGCCATGGCGCGCTGGACCTGCGGGTCCGCGCCGAGGGTGACACTCACATCGACGGGCACCACGTCACCGAGGATCTGGCCATCACGCTCGGCAAGGCGCTCGCCGACGCCCTGGGCGAGAAGCTCGGCATCCGGCGCTACGGCTCGGCCACGCTGCCCATGGACGAGGCGCGGGTCACCGTGGCCCTCGATCTCTCGGGCCGCACGTTCTTCGTGTGGGACTGCGAGATGCCCAAGGCGAAGGTGGGCGAGTTCGACACCGAGCTGGCCGAGGTCTTCTTCGAGGGCTTCGCGCGCGGCGCCCAGATGAACCTGCACGTCGTCAAGCACGCGGGTGACAACCTCCATCACATCATCGAGGTCACCTTCAAGGCCTTCGCCCGCGCGCTGCGTGACGCGACCGAGCACGACCCGCGGTCCGCCGGGGTGCCGTCGACCAAGGGCACGTTGACCGAATGA
- a CDS encoding DnaJ domain-containing protein yields MGDRLDQLDYYTLLSIEPGASADAIRDAFHVFARRYHPDRFAAAPPEKRSRAAEIYRRGAEGYRVLLDPQARTAYDEGLQRGQLRFDRAAPNRDSFRPTSTNRLTVKSPRARPFATKASQAIKKGDYQTAKLNLRMALQHEPDNALLKARLEDVEQRLAKP; encoded by the coding sequence GTGGGCGATCGACTCGACCAGCTCGACTACTACACGCTCCTGTCCATCGAGCCGGGGGCGAGCGCCGACGCGATCCGCGACGCGTTCCACGTCTTCGCGCGTCGCTACCATCCGGACCGCTTCGCGGCGGCGCCCCCCGAGAAGCGCAGCCGCGCGGCCGAGATCTATCGCCGCGGCGCGGAGGGATACCGGGTGTTGCTCGATCCGCAGGCGCGCACCGCGTACGACGAGGGGCTGCAGCGCGGCCAGCTCCGCTTCGACAGGGCAGCGCCCAACCGCGACAGCTTCCGGCCGACCTCGACGAACCGCCTCACCGTGAAGTCGCCCAGGGCGCGCCCCTTCGCGACGAAGGCGTCTCAGGCGATCAAGAAGGGCGACTACCAGACGGCGAAGCTGAACCTCCGCATGGCCCTCCAGCACGAGCCCGACAACGCCCTGCTCAAGGCACGCCTGGAGGACGTCGAGCAGCGCCTCGCCAAGCCGTGA
- a CDS encoding serine/threonine-protein kinase — MSRDRNDTYLLDRTGTLLGGRYRVLELIGAGAMGSVWLAEHLALRREVVVKFHESFRDSDGLGLRRFLREGRALSAVRHRNLVELYEVGHTDRGEPFLIMERLRGRTLADRLNREMKLPPVEAFDVAIGLASGLEAVHAAGILHRDVKPENVILHEEGDAIVARLVDFGLARPVEGGERIITDNRAIGTPGYMAPEQVVGVARVDARVDVYALGAVLYEMLSGELPVEGQTAMQLMAATAEDDPIPLAAWCPEHRGPVDALLMAALARDRDERTSDARTLRLALEALRVDLPRGRSRAAPTLPGMSHAIVHPRERQPTQSDPRHRRHPSDD; from the coding sequence ATGAGTCGAGACCGGAACGATACCTACCTGCTCGACCGGACGGGCACGCTCCTCGGGGGCCGCTATCGCGTCCTCGAGCTCATCGGCGCGGGCGCCATGGGGAGCGTGTGGCTCGCCGAGCATCTCGCGCTGCGGCGCGAGGTGGTGGTGAAGTTCCACGAGTCCTTTCGCGACTCGGACGGGCTCGGTCTGCGCCGCTTCCTCCGCGAGGGGAGGGCGCTCTCGGCCGTGCGGCATCGCAACCTCGTGGAGCTCTACGAGGTGGGACACACCGACCGCGGCGAGCCCTTCCTCATCATGGAGCGCCTCCGCGGGCGCACCCTCGCCGACCGGCTCAACCGCGAGATGAAGCTGCCCCCCGTCGAGGCGTTCGACGTCGCCATCGGGCTCGCGAGCGGGCTCGAGGCGGTCCACGCGGCTGGCATCCTCCATCGCGACGTGAAACCGGAGAACGTCATCCTCCACGAGGAGGGCGACGCCATCGTGGCCCGCCTCGTCGACTTCGGGCTCGCGCGCCCCGTCGAGGGCGGCGAGCGCATCATCACCGACAACCGCGCCATCGGGACACCCGGCTACATGGCGCCGGAGCAGGTGGTGGGCGTCGCGCGAGTGGACGCGCGCGTCGACGTCTACGCGCTGGGCGCGGTGCTCTACGAGATGCTCAGCGGGGAGCTGCCGGTCGAGGGGCAGACGGCGATGCAGCTGATGGCCGCCACGGCCGAGGACGACCCGATCCCGCTCGCGGCCTGGTGCCCCGAGCACCGGGGGCCGGTCGACGCGCTGTTGATGGCGGCCCTCGCGCGCGACCGGGACGAGCGCACGAGTGACGCGCGGACCCTGCGCCTCGCGCTCGAGGCGCTGCGTGTCGACTTGCCGCGGGGGCGATCGCGCGCCGCGCCCACGCTCCCCGGCATGTCCCACGCGATCGTGCATCCGCGGGAACGTCAGCCGACCCAGAGCGATCCGCGCCACCGTCGGCACCCGTCCGACGATTGA
- a CDS encoding proprotein convertase P-domain-containing protein, which produces MTKTQILTATLGAILALSGCAPLTADPSSKVDDPAAAGGKEDRWNRANDPERFDGEFNYHATDLPLEGVSENESWPSTYWPTYEDSINVRWLAGEMSPAQKYDAAFNGWTPPAGFSELRPFDRSNPVPNEDWDPAYYEQQGPLASHISDRMGNGRDRSMALEAGGAPEGDWDVETWWGLCHAWVPAAILEERPLRAVEHNGVRFEVADMEALIIAAYNRAPADMIGGRCNVGSGDTTVERDEHGRAVDVECRDSNPGAMHVIVTNYLGLQNRGFAIDRTYDYEVWNQPVVGYEITQQTEIDVAKANELLGRTGDTYEYNADAVQLFEVRMNLDWITESHATTTPNDAARYTRTDRLHYILEVDAEGKVIGGEWVGQSRTQHPDFLWNPRRLSRSSVPHLDIAQVRMLIAKSREPERPTPTGGELLATGEGGIAIPDNDPSGIESRATIEGDGVVTTVSVELDITHTYVGDLQVVLSHGGVERTVHNREGGSADDIRETFDVTGFDGLAAEGTWTLRVSDHAGRDVGTLEGWTLRIGTEDGTPVEPPPSGGAGRFEGTGGAIPDNSPEGVSSTVTVDGAGEGLVSIEVDITHSWRGDLVVEATAPNGQTFVLHDRGGSSADDLRETFPLDATGSAFEGDPNGTWTLRVSDNADADTGALNGWAVIVGG; this is translated from the coding sequence ATGACCAAGACGCAGATCCTCACGGCCACCCTCGGCGCGATCCTCGCGCTCAGCGGCTGCGCCCCCCTCACCGCGGACCCCAGCTCCAAGGTCGACGACCCCGCCGCGGCCGGCGGCAAGGAGGACCGCTGGAATCGGGCGAACGACCCGGAGCGCTTCGACGGCGAGTTCAACTACCACGCGACCGACCTGCCCCTCGAGGGCGTCTCGGAGAACGAGTCGTGGCCGTCGACGTACTGGCCGACCTACGAGGACTCGATCAACGTCCGCTGGCTCGCCGGCGAGATGTCGCCCGCGCAGAAGTACGACGCGGCGTTCAACGGCTGGACCCCGCCGGCGGGCTTCTCGGAGCTCCGCCCCTTCGACCGCAGCAACCCGGTGCCGAACGAGGACTGGGACCCGGCCTACTACGAGCAGCAGGGCCCGCTCGCGTCGCACATCTCGGATCGCATGGGCAACGGCCGCGACCGCAGCATGGCGCTCGAGGCGGGTGGCGCGCCCGAGGGTGACTGGGACGTCGAGACCTGGTGGGGCCTCTGTCACGCCTGGGTCCCCGCCGCGATCCTCGAGGAGCGCCCGCTCCGCGCGGTCGAGCACAACGGCGTCCGCTTCGAGGTCGCCGACATGGAGGCGCTCATCATCGCCGCCTACAACCGCGCTCCGGCCGACATGATCGGCGGGCGCTGCAACGTGGGCAGCGGCGACACCACGGTCGAGCGCGACGAGCACGGCCGCGCGGTCGACGTCGAGTGCCGCGACAGCAACCCGGGCGCGATGCACGTCATCGTCACCAACTACCTCGGCCTCCAGAACCGCGGCTTCGCCATCGACCGCACCTACGACTACGAGGTCTGGAACCAGCCGGTCGTCGGCTACGAGATCACGCAGCAGACCGAGATCGACGTCGCGAAGGCAAACGAGCTCCTCGGGCGCACCGGTGACACCTACGAGTACAACGCGGACGCGGTGCAGCTCTTCGAGGTCCGCATGAACCTCGACTGGATCACCGAGTCGCACGCGACGACCACGCCGAACGACGCCGCGCGCTACACCCGCACCGACCGGCTCCACTACATCCTCGAGGTCGACGCGGAGGGCAAGGTCATCGGCGGCGAGTGGGTCGGCCAGAGCCGCACCCAGCACCCCGACTTCCTCTGGAACCCGCGCCGCCTCTCCCGCAGCTCGGTCCCGCACCTCGACATCGCCCAGGTCCGCATGCTCATCGCCAAGTCGCGTGAGCCGGAGCGTCCCACCCCGACCGGCGGCGAGCTCCTCGCGACCGGCGAGGGCGGCATCGCCATCCCGGACAACGACCCGAGCGGCATCGAGAGCCGCGCCACCATCGAGGGCGACGGAGTGGTCACGACGGTCAGCGTGGAGCTCGACATCACCCACACCTACGTCGGCGACCTCCAGGTGGTGCTCAGCCACGGCGGCGTCGAGCGCACGGTGCACAACCGCGAGGGCGGCAGCGCCGACGACATCCGCGAGACCTTCGACGTGACCGGCTTCGACGGCCTCGCGGCAGAAGGCACCTGGACGCTCAGGGTCAGCGACCACGCGGGCCGCGACGTCGGCACCCTCGAGGGCTGGACCCTGCGCATCGGCACCGAGGACGGCACCCCGGTCGAGCCGCCGCCCAGCGGTGGCGCGGGTCGCTTCGAAGGCACCGGCGGCGCCATCCCCGACAACTCCCCCGAGGGCGTGAGCAGCACCGTGACCGTCGACGGCGCGGGCGAGGGCCTCGTGTCCATCGAGGTCGACATCACCCACAGCTGGCGCGGCGACCTCGTGGTCGAGGCGACGGCCCCGAACGGCCAGACCTTCGTGCTCCACGACCGCGGCGGCAGCAGCGCGGACGACCTCCGCGAGACCTTCCCCCTCGACGCGACGGGCAGCGCCTTCGAAGGCGACCCGAACGGCACCTGGACGCTCCGCGTGAGCGACAACGCCGACGCCGACACCGGCGCGCTGAACGGCTGGGCCGTCATCGTCGGCGGCTGA
- a CDS encoding Hsp70 family protein, translated as MAAALGIDLGTTNSVVCVTDGAGVRVLPDGDGNLLIPSVVSFHPAGDVLVGHPARERRLLDARNTVYSVKRLIGRPYRSPEVTRAQERFPFELREGPTQGVLVAARGETYTLPEISAFVLREVRRIAEEHLGQGVARAVITVPANFNELQRSATKAAGRVAGLDVLRILNEPTAAALAYGYGKGSRERIAVFDLGGGTFDITILELAGDVFEVLSTAGDTFLGGDDIDLLVAEKMADAFLEHHRFDPRQDPQAFERLRAASEWAKCQLSTEEEVQLRVEELAYGEGGASLDLTFGFKRSALERLARPLIGRAFDVCEDAMRVAGIRPTQLDNVILVGGSTRMPLVRAMVADYFGKEPLATIDPDLVVAHGAALQAAALAPDRPSAAPKALAKVALKKVSLQDLKAKNARREELREEAAQARPAQPAFQPPRPVAPPPPAVPMWDEMDELPTRIASAQQRPTSEQASEELSDERTTAASAPDGDDAPTRVGERPIADDGTHQPTAHATSGYDQRAARASKPPPAPTARGTGQVPVGQVKLAKAPVPPKAMPPREAPPPEGVPMAQVPLRKAGPPAAPPAPPPAAPPAPPAAAAPPPPPPTPPAAQPPRRRARNAPGGSTLGFGSGGLPVPDFAREEPPPPPPIDPVAPAAPATPGAHAPGLPPAAAQPAPQPVAPQPAAPPPLLLDVTPHTLGIETVGGYCEGVIGRNAAIPVEQTRVFSTGSDGQDSVSVRIVQGESRRLDENQPLGQVDLTGLRQAARGEVKIEVTFLMDADGTLGVRALDQETGRQQTIRINLLGGVSEDEIHRMQARQQQLMG; from the coding sequence GTGGCAGCGGCGTTGGGCATCGATCTGGGCACCACCAACTCCGTGGTCTGCGTGACTGATGGAGCTGGGGTTCGGGTGCTCCCCGATGGGGACGGCAACCTCCTCATCCCTTCCGTGGTGAGCTTTCACCCGGCGGGGGACGTGCTCGTCGGCCACCCGGCCCGAGAGCGGCGGCTGCTCGACGCGCGGAACACCGTCTACTCGGTCAAGCGCCTGATCGGCCGCCCGTACCGGAGCCCGGAGGTCACCCGCGCGCAGGAGCGTTTCCCGTTCGAGCTGCGCGAGGGGCCCACGCAGGGCGTGCTCGTGGCCGCGCGGGGCGAGACCTACACCCTGCCGGAGATCAGCGCGTTCGTGCTGCGGGAGGTCCGTCGCATCGCGGAGGAGCACCTCGGACAGGGGGTGGCGCGCGCGGTCATCACCGTCCCGGCGAACTTCAACGAGCTGCAGCGGAGCGCGACCAAGGCGGCGGGGCGGGTGGCCGGCCTCGACGTGCTCCGCATCCTCAACGAGCCCACCGCCGCGGCGCTGGCGTACGGCTACGGCAAGGGCTCGCGCGAGCGCATCGCGGTCTTCGATCTCGGCGGCGGCACCTTCGACATCACGATCCTCGAGCTGGCGGGCGACGTCTTCGAGGTGCTCAGCACCGCGGGCGACACGTTCCTCGGCGGCGACGACATCGATCTGCTCGTGGCGGAGAAGATGGCCGACGCGTTCCTCGAGCATCACCGCTTCGATCCGCGCCAGGACCCACAGGCCTTCGAGCGGCTGCGCGCCGCCTCGGAGTGGGCGAAGTGCCAGCTGTCGACCGAGGAGGAGGTGCAGCTCCGCGTCGAGGAGCTGGCCTACGGGGAGGGCGGCGCGTCGCTCGACCTGACCTTCGGCTTCAAGCGGAGCGCGCTCGAGCGCCTCGCCCGGCCGCTCATCGGGCGCGCGTTCGACGTGTGCGAGGACGCCATGCGGGTGGCGGGCATCCGCCCCACGCAGCTCGACAACGTCATCCTGGTCGGCGGCTCGACGCGCATGCCGCTCGTCCGGGCGATGGTCGCCGACTACTTCGGCAAGGAGCCCCTGGCCACGATCGATCCGGACCTGGTCGTGGCGCACGGCGCGGCGCTGCAGGCCGCGGCGCTCGCGCCGGACCGCCCGTCGGCCGCGCCCAAGGCGCTCGCCAAGGTCGCGCTGAAGAAGGTCTCGCTCCAGGACCTGAAGGCGAAGAACGCGCGGCGCGAGGAGCTGCGCGAGGAGGCCGCGCAGGCGCGCCCCGCGCAGCCCGCGTTCCAGCCGCCCCGCCCCGTCGCGCCGCCCCCTCCGGCGGTCCCCATGTGGGACGAGATGGACGAGCTGCCGACGCGCATCGCGTCTGCGCAGCAGCGCCCGACCTCGGAGCAGGCGTCGGAGGAGCTGTCCGACGAGCGGACGACCGCCGCGAGCGCCCCGGACGGCGACGACGCGCCCACGAGGGTGGGCGAGCGCCCCATCGCGGACGACGGGACCCATCAGCCGACCGCGCACGCCACGAGCGGCTACGACCAGCGCGCCGCCCGCGCCTCGAAGCCTCCGCCGGCTCCGACCGCGCGCGGCACCGGCCAGGTCCCGGTGGGCCAGGTCAAGCTGGCCAAGGCGCCCGTGCCCCCCAAGGCGATGCCTCCGCGTGAGGCCCCGCCCCCCGAGGGCGTCCCGATGGCGCAGGTTCCCTTGCGAAAGGCCGGCCCTCCGGCCGCGCCACCCGCGCCCCCGCCGGCCGCGCCACCCGCGCCTCCGGCCGCCGCCGCGCCGCCTCCGCCACCGCCGACGCCTCCGGCCGCGCAGCCTCCGCGGCGTCGCGCGCGCAACGCGCCGGGGGGGAGCACCCTCGGGTTCGGCTCCGGGGGCCTGCCCGTCCCGGACTTCGCCCGCGAAGAGCCGCCGCCGCCGCCGCCGATCGATCCGGTCGCGCCCGCCGCCCCCGCGACGCCTGGCGCCCACGCGCCCGGGCTCCCGCCCGCGGCCGCGCAGCCGGCTCCGCAGCCGGTCGCGCCGCAGCCCGCCGCGCCGCCGCCGCTCCTGCTCGACGTGACCCCGCACACGCTCGGCATCGAGACGGTCGGCGGCTACTGCGAGGGTGTGATCGGCCGGAACGCCGCCATCCCGGTGGAGCAGACGCGTGTCTTCAGCACCGGGTCGGATGGGCAGGACTCCGTCTCGGTCCGCATCGTCCAGGGCGAGTCCCGGCGCCTCGACGAGAACCAGCCGCTCGGTCAGGTGGATCTCACCGGCCTGCGGCAGGCCGCGCGCGGTGAGGTGAAGATCGAGGTCACCTTCTTGATGGACGCGGACGGAACGCTCGGCGTGCGCGCGCTCGACCAGGAGACGGGCCGCCAGCAGACCATCCGCATCAACCTGCTCGGCGGCGTCTCCGAGGACGAGATCCATCGCATGCAGGCGCGGCAGCAGCAGCTGATGGGCTGA
- the gyrA gene encoding DNA gyrase subunit A gives MAEQQTIPVTIEDEMRSSYLAYAMSVIVGRAIPDVRDGLKPVHRRVMYSMHEQGVRWNSSYKKSARIVGDVLGKYHPHGDSAVYDALVRMAQDFSMRYPLVDGQGNFGSVDGDPPAAMRYTEVRMARIASELLADIDKETVDFQSNFDDSEMEPTVLPSRVPNLLINGTSGIAVGMATNIPPHNLSEIVDAVIRLIENPDLTIDELMVDDPETGRLGVKGPDFPTAGFIYGTSGIRAAYHTGRGRVVMRARASIEEMPGKTEREQIVITEIPYQVNKADLLKKIAQLVREKKLEGISDLRDESDRDGMRMVIELKREAHGEIVLNHLYAQTALQSTFGVNCLAIVNGQPQVLTLKQALEHFIWHRREVVTRRTRHDLRKAIERRDVVEGLGMAVTDVDLVVSTIRKSRDAEEAQRELMKLPLKGLEEFVRRAGRPEDEIAAAKAKGDYFLSEGQAKAILEMRLSRLTGLEREKLATEYGEICDLIAYLEAILASETRLLEVITEELQEIRERYADGRRTEIVQAEGDIDIEDLIANEPMVVVITRGGYVKRVPLTEYEAQGRGGKGKRAAKLKEEDFVRWLFIANAHDSVFFLTDAGKVYVKRVYEIPSGSRASRGRHVNNFVGLDPKEESLASILPIETLETDDAFLLTCSRLGKVKRTALSAYANIRTSGLIAVQIEEDDQLLAARLVREDDEVLLGTAHGQSIRFKVQDVRPMGRGTRGVRGVSLQGDDHVVGLDVIEDQEEQQVLAVSANGYGKRTPVSEWRLQNRGGKGIIAMVTSERNGPMVKLRLVRPGEQIMVVTNGGQVIRTHVDQIREAGRNTQGVIVIRVAQGEQVVDVEPVAEPEDDEELDTLPEPGEGEDLEEGPPEEEPSDEEPSDEDDASSDDPSDDEE, from the coding sequence ATGGCGGAACAGCAAACCATCCCGGTCACCATCGAAGACGAGATGCGCTCCTCGTACCTCGCGTACGCGATGAGCGTCATCGTCGGCCGGGCGATCCCGGACGTGCGTGACGGCCTGAAGCCCGTGCACCGGCGCGTCATGTACTCGATGCACGAGCAGGGCGTTCGCTGGAACAGCTCCTACAAGAAGTCCGCGCGCATCGTCGGTGACGTCCTCGGCAAGTACCACCCGCACGGCGACTCGGCCGTCTACGACGCCCTCGTGCGGATGGCGCAGGACTTCTCCATGCGGTACCCGCTCGTCGACGGGCAGGGCAACTTCGGCTCGGTCGACGGCGACCCGCCCGCGGCCATGCGGTACACCGAGGTGCGCATGGCTCGGATCGCCTCCGAGCTGCTCGCCGACATCGACAAGGAGACGGTCGACTTCCAGTCGAACTTCGACGACTCGGAGATGGAGCCGACCGTCCTCCCGAGCCGCGTCCCGAACCTGCTGATCAACGGCACGTCGGGCATCGCGGTCGGGATGGCGACCAACATCCCGCCTCACAACCTGTCCGAGATCGTCGACGCGGTCATCCGGCTCATCGAGAACCCGGACCTGACCATCGACGAGCTGATGGTCGACGATCCGGAGACGGGGCGGCTCGGCGTCAAGGGGCCCGACTTCCCGACCGCGGGCTTCATCTACGGCACCAGCGGCATCCGCGCCGCGTACCACACCGGCCGCGGCCGCGTGGTGATGCGCGCCCGCGCCAGCATCGAGGAGATGCCCGGCAAGACCGAGCGCGAGCAGATCGTCATCACGGAGATCCCCTACCAGGTCAACAAGGCGGATCTGCTCAAGAAGATCGCGCAGCTCGTGCGCGAGAAGAAGCTCGAGGGCATCAGCGATCTGCGCGACGAGAGCGACCGCGACGGGATGCGCATGGTCATCGAGCTGAAGCGCGAGGCGCACGGCGAGATCGTGCTGAACCACCTCTACGCGCAGACCGCGCTCCAGAGCACGTTCGGCGTCAACTGCCTCGCCATCGTCAACGGCCAGCCGCAGGTCCTGACGCTCAAGCAGGCGCTCGAGCACTTCATCTGGCACCGCCGCGAGGTCGTCACCCGCCGCACGCGCCACGATCTCCGCAAGGCGATCGAGCGCCGCGACGTGGTCGAGGGCCTCGGCATGGCCGTCACCGACGTCGACCTCGTCGTCAGCACCATCCGCAAGTCGCGGGACGCCGAGGAGGCCCAGCGAGAGCTCATGAAGCTGCCGCTGAAGGGGCTCGAGGAGTTCGTGCGCCGGGCGGGTCGCCCCGAGGACGAGATCGCCGCCGCGAAGGCGAAGGGCGACTACTTCCTCAGCGAGGGGCAGGCCAAGGCCATCCTCGAGATGCGCCTCAGCCGCCTGACGGGGCTCGAGCGCGAGAAGCTGGCCACCGAGTACGGCGAGATCTGCGACCTCATCGCCTACCTCGAGGCCATCCTCGCGAGCGAGACCCGCCTGCTCGAGGTGATCACCGAGGAGCTGCAGGAGATCCGCGAGCGCTACGCCGACGGCCGCCGCACCGAGATCGTGCAGGCCGAGGGTGACATCGACATCGAGGACCTCATCGCGAACGAGCCGATGGTCGTCGTCATCACGCGCGGCGGGTACGTCAAGCGCGTCCCGCTCACCGAGTACGAGGCGCAGGGCCGGGGGGGTAAGGGCAAACGCGCCGCGAAGCTCAAGGAGGAGGACTTCGTGCGCTGGCTGTTCATCGCCAACGCGCACGACTCCGTGTTCTTCCTGACCGACGCGGGCAAGGTCTACGTCAAACGTGTGTACGAGATCCCGAGCGGCTCGCGCGCGTCCCGGGGTCGACATGTCAACAACTTCGTCGGGCTCGATCCCAAGGAGGAGTCGCTCGCGTCCATCCTGCCCATCGAGACGCTCGAGACGGACGACGCGTTCCTGCTCACCTGCAGCCGGCTCGGAAAGGTGAAGCGCACCGCGCTCAGCGCCTACGCCAACATCCGCACCAGCGGCCTGATCGCCGTGCAGATCGAAGAGGACGATCAGCTCCTCGCCGCGCGCCTCGTGCGCGAAGACGACGAGGTCCTGCTCGGCACCGCGCACGGGCAGAGCATCCGCTTCAAGGTCCAGGACGTGCGCCCGATGGGCCGCGGCACGCGCGGCGTGCGAGGCGTCAGCCTCCAGGGCGACGACCACGTGGTGGGCCTCGACGTCATCGAGGATCAGGAGGAGCAGCAGGTGCTCGCGGTCAGCGCCAACGGCTACGGCAAGCGCACGCCGGTGAGCGAGTGGCGCCTCCAGAACCGCGGCGGCAAGGGCATCATCGCGATGGTGACGAGCGAGCGGAACGGGCCGATGGTCAAGCTCCGCCTCGTCCGGCCGGGCGAGCAGATCATGGTCGTCACCAACGGCGGTCAGGTCATCCGGACGCACGTCGACCAGATCCGCGAGGCGGGTCGGAACACGCAGGGCGTCATCGTGATTCGCGTCGCTCAGGGGGAGCAGGTCGTCGACGTCGAGCCGGTCGCGGAGCCGGAGGACGACGAGGAGCTGGACACGCTGCCGGAGCCCGGGGAGGGCGAGGATCTCGAGGAGGGCCCCCCCGAAGAGGAGCCCTCGGACGAGGAGCCTTCCGATGAGGACGACGCCTCTTCGGACGACCCCTCCGACGACGAGGAGTAA